A genomic stretch from Pirellulales bacterium includes:
- a CDS encoding voltage-gated chloride channel family protein, whose protein sequence is MPFRFDFREQLALARYLAKWALAAGPLAAVVGSACALFLWLLQLAAETQWREPRLLYFLPLAGMGIALAYGWIGKVAERGNDLIMDEIHEPGAGVPAQMAPLILLSTVATHLFGGSAGREGTAVQMGGSIASSFARWLKLNDVDRRTMLVAGVAAGFGGVFGTPIAGAIFALEVIAIGRISHESIVPCLLASIVGDWSCAAWGVHHVDYRQVVATPPAIDWLLLGKVAIAGIVFGLASLLFAELAHGLKRVFQRTIPWAVLRPAAGAVLVIALVWLLDTRVYLGLGVTAPPDEPDGASIVASFQPGGADPWSWWWKIVFTVVTLSSGFKGGEVTPLFFIGATLGNALAVLLDAPVDLFAALGFVAVFAGATNTPIACTVMGMELFGAGHAVSLGTACAIAYLFSGHSGIYLSQRIAVPKIETPAIEPGTSLRERRASRLRPILPDSPRTVEVADGDAPPPAAS, encoded by the coding sequence ATGCCCTTTCGGTTCGACTTTCGCGAACAACTTGCCCTGGCCCGATACCTCGCCAAGTGGGCCCTGGCCGCCGGGCCCCTGGCCGCCGTCGTCGGCTCGGCGTGCGCCTTGTTTCTTTGGCTGCTGCAATTGGCCGCCGAGACTCAGTGGCGCGAGCCGCGGCTCTTGTACTTCTTGCCCCTGGCGGGAATGGGAATTGCGCTGGCGTACGGGTGGATCGGCAAAGTCGCCGAGCGCGGCAACGACCTGATCATGGACGAAATCCACGAGCCTGGAGCCGGCGTCCCGGCGCAAATGGCTCCGCTGATCCTGCTGAGCACCGTCGCCACCCACCTGTTCGGCGGCTCGGCCGGGCGCGAGGGGACCGCCGTCCAAATGGGGGGAAGCATCGCCTCGTCGTTCGCCCGGTGGTTGAAACTCAACGACGTCGACCGCCGCACGATGCTGGTGGCCGGCGTCGCGGCCGGGTTCGGCGGCGTATTCGGCACGCCGATCGCCGGCGCTATTTTCGCCCTCGAGGTGATTGCCATCGGACGCATCTCGCACGAGTCAATCGTCCCCTGCCTGCTGGCCAGCATCGTGGGCGATTGGTCGTGCGCCGCATGGGGCGTGCACCACGTCGATTACCGTCAGGTCGTCGCCACGCCCCCAGCGATCGACTGGCTCCTCCTGGGCAAGGTCGCCATCGCGGGAATCGTCTTTGGACTGGCCAGCCTGCTGTTCGCCGAACTCGCCCACGGGCTCAAACGCGTGTTCCAGCGAACGATCCCCTGGGCCGTGCTGCGCCCCGCGGCGGGAGCGGTTCTCGTCATCGCGCTGGTCTGGCTCCTCGACACGCGAGTCTATCTTGGGCTGGGCGTCACGGCTCCCCCTGACGAACCCGACGGGGCGAGCATCGTCGCCAGCTTCCAGCCCGGCGGCGCCGACCCCTGGTCCTGGTGGTGGAAAATCGTGTTCACCGTCGTCACCCTCAGCAGCGGATTCAAGGGGGGCGAAGTCACCCCGCTGTTCTTCATCGGCGCAACGCTCGGCAACGCGCTGGCCGTGCTGCTGGACGCCCCCGTCGATCTGTTCGCTGCACTAGGGTTCGTGGCCGTGTTCGCCGGCGCCACGAACACGCCGATCGCCTGCACCGTGATGGGGATGGAGTTGTTCGGCGCCGGGCACGCCGTCTCGCTAGGGACGGCCTGTGCGATCGCTTACCTGTTCAGCGGCCACTCGGGCATCTACCTCTCGCAACGAATCGCCGTCCCCAAGATCGAAACTCCCGCAATCGAGCCCGGCACCTCGCTCCGCGAGCGCCGCGCATCTCGACTTCGGCCGATCTTGCCGGACTCACCTCGAACGGTTGAGGTCGCCGACGGCGACGCCCCGCCTCCCGCAGCCTCCTGA
- a CDS encoding glycosyltransferase family 4 protein, with translation MRVLYVESPIGFGGSLTGLLHLIRELPPEVEPILVTSFDPAPYIELPAGLRHRRVAVGGRHGSVGGPLAGAWRYFRDDVRPWRRAVDELIREFAPDVVHANNALSANWGAGQAARRRGVPSISHQKGFEYPGRLTRWLVRQSSFTRHIATSGAIAEHLVELGLPRERISTIYEPVIGPVEAPPTRSGNGRLVVGMHSILGPWKGQHIVIEAAADALRRGRTDFELVVAGTSPAGETDYLDELQRLAARLGVADRVRFAGHQRDVYQFLATIDVAVHASVGPEPFGRVAAEAMLCGVPTIVTTGGGPEEYVRHGETGLHVPCNDVAAMSAALERLAASPELRRRMGAAAREYAVAAFDPSRLTTQVVDLYHALVETPSERK, from the coding sequence ATGCGAGTCCTGTACGTGGAATCTCCGATCGGATTCGGCGGCTCGCTGACGGGTCTGCTCCATCTGATTCGGGAACTGCCGCCGGAGGTCGAGCCGATCCTGGTCACCTCGTTCGATCCTGCGCCGTACATCGAACTCCCCGCAGGGTTGAGGCATCGCCGGGTCGCCGTGGGGGGGCGGCACGGCTCAGTGGGCGGGCCCCTAGCCGGGGCGTGGCGGTACTTTCGCGACGACGTGCGCCCCTGGCGCCGGGCAGTCGACGAGCTCATTCGCGAGTTCGCTCCCGACGTGGTGCACGCCAACAACGCCCTCTCGGCGAATTGGGGCGCGGGGCAAGCGGCCCGGCGGCGCGGGGTTCCCTCGATTTCTCACCAGAAGGGGTTCGAGTATCCCGGTCGGTTGACGCGGTGGCTGGTTCGGCAGAGCAGCTTCACTCGCCATATCGCTACGTCGGGAGCGATCGCCGAGCATCTGGTCGAGTTGGGCCTGCCGCGGGAGCGAATCTCGACGATTTACGAACCGGTGATCGGTCCGGTCGAGGCGCCGCCGACGCGGTCCGGCAACGGTCGGCTGGTCGTCGGCATGCATAGCATCCTGGGGCCGTGGAAGGGGCAGCACATCGTGATCGAGGCTGCGGCCGACGCGTTGCGCCGCGGGCGCACAGATTTTGAACTGGTCGTTGCGGGGACCTCGCCGGCGGGGGAGACGGACTATCTCGATGAGTTGCAACGACTTGCTGCGCGGCTGGGGGTTGCCGACCGCGTCCGGTTCGCCGGGCATCAACGAGACGTGTATCAGTTTCTGGCCACGATCGACGTCGCGGTGCACGCCTCGGTCGGACCGGAACCGTTCGGGCGCGTCGCGGCCGAGGCGATGCTGTGCGGCGTGCCGACGATCGTGACGACCGGCGGCGGTCCGGAGGAATACGTCCGCCACGGCGAGACGGGACTCCATGTGCCGTGCAACGACGTTGCGGCGATGAGCGCCGCGCTGGAGCGACTCGCCGCGTCCCCCGAGCTGCGCCGCCGGATGGGCGCCGCGGCGCGGGAGTACGCGGTCGCTGCGTTTGATCCAAGCCGTTTGACGACGCAAGTCGTCGACCTCTATCATGCATTGGTCGAGACCCCGTCCGAGAGGAAGTGA
- a CDS encoding class I SAM-dependent methyltransferase, with protein sequence MTSRSESLDVDRSDPTPVQVREREFYNSYSQLRRFDAVDFGPILGRERRPWNSYWETFRLVQQRFRPGMRLLDFGCGWGVNTVVYARIGYQVDGFDIAEGNVEAAREIAERYDLSERVTIARQAAERLNYPDKSFDVVAGIDILHHVDVPAAIAECRRVLKPGGLAVFREPLRNRFFDGVRNTRLVRRVLSNEPSLDRHITDDEHKLGPDELAAIRRAFPTTTVHRFQVLSRAAALWKSSEMAWEKFDYALRRVPGYLQLAGGAVIEVHKEG encoded by the coding sequence ATGACCAGCCGCAGCGAATCGCTTGACGTCGATCGGTCGGACCCGACCCCCGTGCAAGTGCGCGAGCGAGAGTTCTACAACTCGTACTCTCAACTGCGGAGATTCGACGCGGTCGATTTCGGCCCGATCCTGGGGCGGGAACGTCGTCCGTGGAACTCGTATTGGGAGACGTTTCGGCTGGTGCAGCAACGCTTCCGACCCGGGATGCGGTTGCTCGACTTCGGCTGCGGTTGGGGGGTGAACACGGTCGTTTACGCGCGGATTGGCTATCAGGTCGACGGGTTCGACATCGCCGAGGGAAACGTCGAGGCGGCGCGCGAGATTGCCGAACGGTACGATTTGTCCGAGCGCGTGACAATCGCTCGCCAAGCCGCCGAGCGGCTGAACTACCCCGACAAGTCGTTCGACGTCGTGGCGGGGATCGACATTTTGCATCACGTCGACGTCCCCGCGGCGATCGCCGAGTGTCGGCGCGTGCTCAAGCCCGGAGGGCTGGCCGTGTTTCGCGAGCCGTTGCGGAACCGGTTCTTCGACGGCGTGCGCAACACCCGGCTCGTCCGGCGCGTGTTGTCGAACGAGCCGTCGCTCGATCGGCATATCACCGACGACGAGCACAAGCTCGGTCCCGACGAGCTGGCGGCGATTCGCCGTGCGTTTCCGACGACGACCGTGCATCGCTTCCAGGTTCTTTCGCGAGCCGCCGCGTTATGGAAATCGTCGGAGATGGCGTGGGAGAAATTCGACTACGCCCTGCGGCGCGTTCCCGGCTATCTGCAGTTGGCCGGAGGGGCGGTGATCGAAGTGCACAAAGAGGGGTGA
- a CDS encoding glycosyltransferase family 4 protein — translation MVIAQLLASPFLGGPEKQVLGLAAHLPADCRTVMLSFSERGGAGAFLAAARAQGCEAIELRSNWPRVRRVAAEIVDLLAERRVDLLVANGYKPDVLGWSAARRAGIPIVAIAHGWTGATWKVRLNERLDRAVMRRCDAVVGVSQAQSRLLAQARVRPDRITTIPNAVPIGGNASCSDQQRAALAALFPSAPLRIVGAAGRLSPEKGFERLVEAAALVTQRRPDVGFVVFGEGQLRSQLEAHIAARRLQDRFVLPGFHSDLAPLLAELDVVALPSLAEGLPVILLEAMAAGLPIVATRVGGIPEAVLADETGLLVPPNDAEALAAGLERLLDDEELRDRLGAAARARVAAEYSCERQAARYYDLFQRVLGNQRKTGTGALAG, via the coding sequence ATGGTCATCGCGCAGCTCCTCGCGTCGCCCTTTCTCGGTGGTCCGGAAAAGCAGGTGTTGGGGCTTGCTGCGCACCTCCCCGCCGATTGCCGGACGGTGATGCTTTCGTTCTCCGAGCGGGGCGGGGCGGGAGCGTTTCTTGCCGCGGCTCGGGCTCAGGGGTGCGAAGCGATCGAGCTGAGGTCCAACTGGCCCCGGGTTCGCCGAGTTGCGGCGGAGATCGTCGACCTGCTTGCCGAGCGCCGCGTCGATCTGCTTGTCGCCAACGGTTACAAGCCCGACGTCCTCGGCTGGTCGGCGGCTCGGCGGGCGGGGATTCCCATCGTGGCGATCGCCCATGGCTGGACCGGCGCTACGTGGAAGGTTCGGCTCAACGAGCGACTCGATCGAGCGGTCATGCGTCGCTGCGACGCGGTGGTCGGGGTGTCGCAGGCGCAGTCGCGGCTTTTGGCACAGGCGAGAGTTCGGCCCGACCGGATCACGACCATCCCCAACGCCGTCCCGATCGGGGGGAACGCGTCCTGCAGCGACCAGCAGCGTGCAGCGCTGGCGGCTCTCTTCCCCTCGGCGCCGCTGCGGATCGTCGGAGCGGCCGGGCGACTCAGTCCGGAGAAGGGGTTTGAGCGACTCGTCGAGGCAGCGGCGCTCGTGACGCAGCGGCGCCCCGACGTCGGGTTCGTTGTGTTCGGCGAAGGGCAGTTGCGGTCGCAACTCGAAGCGCACATCGCGGCTCGGCGGTTGCAGGACCGCTTTGTGCTGCCGGGGTTTCACAGCGACTTGGCGCCGTTGCTCGCGGAGCTCGACGTGGTTGCGCTGCCGTCGCTCGCGGAAGGACTGCCGGTGATTCTGCTTGAAGCGATGGCCGCGGGACTGCCGATCGTCGCCACACGCGTCGGCGGCATTCCCGAAGCGGTTCTCGCCGACGAGACCGGCCTGCTCGTCCCCCCGAACGACGCCGAGGCCCTGGCCGCCGGCCTCGAGCGCCTGCTCGACGACGAGGAATTGCGAGACCGGCTCGGCGCCGCCGCACGGGCGCGCGTCGCCGCTGAGTACTCGTGCGAGCGACAAGCCGCTCGATACTACGACCTCTTTCAGCGAGTCCTGGGGAACCAGCGGAAGACGGGGACAGGCGCGCTCGCGGGATGA
- a CDS encoding DUF4091 domain-containing protein, whose protein sequence is MRPCRAQSEAPVGLRIWANTGEDKVARDDLRETRGDPSTRNSAWDGRQVSLFAARNEVASFCLYLEAADESIPEVEIRFDALTGPGGTAIASRPATPDDLFDYSERNIELFFVRYLPVLGVSKLAYHHYDERHVPARFRRPHDSATGHARGGWADRPDHDKEYPDIAVPLALRSSFTVDSRRSQAIWCDVHVPAAAAPGERRGEIELRVAGRVAQRIPVVLEVLDFALPDLPTARTMLHVSTGDVCRRYLGEAWPHDYPQNAKLNADARLVMDRHFQLAHRHRISLIDDYVPIERLESSGWLDRLSGALFTPERGYGGPGVGVGNNVFCIGAYGSTPAASLPDWGRWVEGRRDETPTDYFVYLADESVDFAALNKLNAALPADLRGLATLSAPHGADEARELAIVCSTATVCQTDEWTRAIGKIRDSGRTFWLYNGFRPASGTFTLEDDGVALRELAWGQFKASVPRWFYWSGTYYNNYQGGAGETNVFTTARTFGGGGQRDPSLGDTGYNANNGDGVLFYPGTDTVFPAESLGVLGPLASLRLKHWRRGLQDFEYLTLAAAKDPARTQAIVRRMVPRILWEIGVDNPSDPTYVHADVSWPTDPEAWEIARRELARIVQSP, encoded by the coding sequence GTGCGACCCTGCCGGGCACAATCGGAGGCGCCCGTCGGCCTGCGCATCTGGGCGAACACCGGCGAGGACAAGGTCGCGCGCGACGACCTTCGCGAGACTCGCGGCGATCCATCGACGCGCAACTCGGCCTGGGACGGCCGGCAAGTGTCGCTCTTCGCCGCCCGCAACGAAGTTGCCTCGTTCTGCCTCTACCTCGAAGCGGCCGATGAGTCGATCCCCGAGGTCGAGATCCGCTTCGACGCGCTGACCGGACCGGGCGGAACCGCGATCGCCAGCCGCCCCGCGACTCCCGACGATCTCTTCGACTACAGCGAGCGGAACATCGAACTGTTCTTCGTTCGCTATCTCCCCGTTCTTGGCGTCTCGAAGCTGGCGTACCACCATTATGACGAACGCCACGTCCCCGCGCGATTCCGCCGGCCGCACGACTCGGCGACGGGCCATGCCCGAGGGGGGTGGGCCGATCGCCCCGACCACGACAAAGAGTATCCCGACATCGCCGTCCCGCTCGCGCTTCGCTCGAGCTTTACGGTCGATTCCCGCCGCTCGCAGGCGATCTGGTGCGACGTTCACGTCCCCGCCGCCGCCGCGCCGGGCGAGCGCCGCGGCGAGATCGAATTGCGCGTCGCCGGCCGCGTCGCGCAGCGCATCCCCGTCGTCTTGGAAGTCCTCGACTTCGCCCTGCCCGATCTCCCTACGGCGCGCACAATGCTGCACGTCAGCACGGGCGACGTCTGCCGTCGGTATCTCGGCGAGGCCTGGCCGCACGACTATCCCCAAAACGCCAAGCTCAACGCCGACGCCCGACTGGTGATGGATCGCCATTTTCAGCTTGCCCATCGGCATCGCATTTCGCTGATCGACGACTACGTGCCGATCGAACGGCTCGAGTCGTCGGGCTGGCTCGACCGGCTCAGCGGGGCGCTGTTCACCCCCGAGCGCGGCTACGGCGGCCCGGGGGTCGGCGTCGGGAACAACGTGTTCTGCATCGGCGCCTACGGCTCGACCCCCGCAGCCTCGCTGCCCGACTGGGGCCGCTGGGTCGAAGGCCGGCGCGACGAGACCCCGACCGATTATTTCGTCTACCTCGCCGACGAGTCGGTCGATTTCGCCGCGCTCAACAAGCTCAACGCCGCCCTCCCCGCCGACCTGCGCGGTTTGGCAACCCTGTCGGCTCCGCACGGCGCCGACGAGGCGCGTGAGTTGGCGATCGTGTGCAGCACCGCCACCGTCTGTCAGACCGACGAGTGGACCCGCGCCATCGGCAAGATTCGCGACTCGGGCCGCACGTTCTGGCTCTACAACGGCTTCCGCCCCGCGTCGGGGACGTTCACGCTCGAGGACGACGGCGTCGCGCTCCGCGAACTCGCTTGGGGACAGTTCAAAGCGAGCGTCCCTCGCTGGTTCTACTGGAGCGGGACCTACTACAACAACTATCAGGGGGGCGCGGGCGAAACGAACGTGTTCACGACCGCCCGTACGTTCGGCGGCGGCGGCCAGCGCGACCCCTCGCTCGGCGACACCGGCTACAACGCCAACAACGGCGACGGCGTGCTGTTCTACCCGGGAACCGATACGGTCTTCCCCGCGGAAAGCCTCGGCGTGCTGGGCCCGCTGGCGTCGCTGCGGCTGAAGCACTGGCGCCGGGGGCTTCAGGACTTCGAGTACTTGACGCTTGCGGCCGCGAAAGACCCGGCGCGCACGCAAGCGATCGTCCGACGAATGGTTCCGCGCATCCTCTGGGAGATCGGCGTCGACAACCCCTCCGACCCGACCTACGTCCACGCCGACGTCTCCTGGCCGACCGACCCCGAGGCCTGGGAAATCGCCCGCCGCGAACTGGCGAGAATCGTGCAGTCCCCCTAA